One part of the Methylobacterium mesophilicum SR1.6/6 genome encodes these proteins:
- a CDS encoding DUF4169 family protein produces the protein MAEIINLRQVRKAKARAEADTKADSNRIAFGQPKKAKTLQQRRKALETERHEGHRLERREPDPDPAG, from the coding sequence ATGGCCGAGATCATCAACCTGCGTCAGGTCCGCAAGGCGAAGGCCCGCGCCGAGGCCGACACGAAGGCCGACTCCAACCGGATCGCCTTCGGCCAGCCGAAGAAGGCCAAGACCCTCCAGCAGCGCCGCAAGGCCCTGGAGACCGAGCGCCACGAGGGCCACCGCCTGGAGCGGCGCGAGCCGGACCCTGACCCGGCGGGCTGA